A stretch of DNA from Alicyclobacillus acidocaldarius subsp. acidocaldarius Tc-4-1:
GAGGAGGAAAAGGTGTGGCGACATCTCGCGTGGACTCGGAGCGCGCACACGCGTCTTTGCACATGGACAAGCCGATGGATACGGCGCGGATTGAACAGGCGGTCCGCATGATCCTGGAGGCGATTGGAGAAGACCCGGATCGGGAGGGACTGGTGGACACGCCGGCTCGGGTGGCACGCATGTATCAGGAGATCTTTTCGGGGCTCCATCGAGATCCCCAGGAGGAATTGTCGGCTCGGTTCCACGTCGAACACGGCGAAGTGGTGTTGGTGCGGGACATCCCCTTTTATTCGATGTGCGAGCACCACTTGCTTCCGTTTTTCGGAACGGCGCACGTGGCCTATCTTCCGCATAACAACGTCGTGACGGGGCTGTCCAAGCTCGCACGGCTCGTGGACGTCGTGGCCAAGAAGCCTCAAGTCCAGGAACGCATGACCAACGAGATTGCGGACGCTCTGTCGGATGCGCTCCAGGCGGAAGGCGTGCTCGTCGTGATCGACGCGGAACACCTGTGCATGAGCATGCGCGGCATTCGCAAGCCAGGCAGTCGCACCACGACCATTGCCGCGCGCGGCAAATACGACGAGGACACGCGGCTGCGCGAAGAGGTCCTGCATCTCATCCGCCTCGGCGTGTGACCTCGCGTTCGGCCCCTCAATTAGCAGTGATGGCGCCTGCGGGAGCGACTCTGGCGCTCGTCGCGATTGGGAAAGTCGTCCTCGTCGTCGGAAGAGGGGCCGAGCGCCGCGCGCTCCACGCGTTCCCCTGCGTGCCCCGATTCAGGCTTCGACCCGGGCGATCCCGGCACGCGTCCCGCGTCCTCGAATGTCCCAAACACCACGGGCTTTCCGCCTTCCACCATGAGCCGTCCTTTCGCGTAGACGCGCTCGATGCGAAACTGGTCGTCGCACACGATGAGGTCGGCGTCGCAGCCGGCCCTCAATCGGCCCTTGTGCCGAAGCTTGAGCAGCCGCGCGACATTTGCCGTCACAAACGAAACGGCGAGGGAGGCGGGAAGGTGCTCTTCCCGGATGAGATCGACCGTTTCCTCCCACAGTGTCGCGATGCTGCCAATGCCGACGGCCACAAGTTTGCCTCGCTCGTCGAAGATGGGCGAAGAGCCGTTGGAGTCTGAACTCATCGTGATGACATGCGGCTCCACGCCCCCGTCAAGCAACTTCACGATGGCTTTCGAAGGCTTGACGGAGACGTGATCGTGCGCGTCCGGGCGAATGCCGCTCGTGATGTCGCACATGCCGTAGCGCTTGCCCCATTCGATGCTTGCCTCCAGAAGCCCTGGGTTCCGATTCAGGTGGGTCGGCACGAAGGTGGAGCGGGGCAAGCCGGTGCGCTTGGCGACGCGGATCAAGAGATCCAGGTGGTCGTCTTCGTCGCCCATGTGAAAGTGAACCACGCCCGCCTTACCCGCTAACAGCCCACCTACGTACGCCTCCGAGACCAGTTCGGCAATCTCGTTCTCGTCGGGATGGCTCGAGCGCGAATCGGCGATGGCAATTTCTCCGACCCCGATGACTTTCTCAATCAGGACGAGATCGGACCTCGGCATCCCTGTCAGCGTCCGGGTGGGGACCTGATAGGCGCCGCTGTAGATATACGTGGTGATGCCTTCGAAGTCCAGCGCGAAGGCCTTCGCGAGAAGTTCTCGGGTGCTTCTCGTGACGCCGTCGGTGCCTAGCACGCCCACGGCCGTCGTGACGCCCGCGACTGTGATATGGGACAGGGGGATCTCGGGCGTCCGATAGTGGAATCCGCCTTCGCCTCCGCCGCCCGCCATGTGCACGTGCTGGTCGATGAGGCCCGGGAAGGTAGGCCGGCCGTCGAGATCGATCACGTCGATGGGCACGTTGCCGGTGAGCTGCAAGTCGCGCTCGATGGCAGCAATCTGCCGACCGGCAAGGAGGATGTCCCGGATGCCGAGATCGTCCGGCGCGTAGACGTGCGCGCGCTTCAATAAGGTCAGCGGTGCCATAGCAACCTCCTCGTCGAGAACGCTCCATGGTAGGATATTCCATATCATGGAGGGCTATGCGCACCTTTGCGTCAAAAAAACCGCCCCGCTTGGGGCGGTTCTGCGAGCCGCTTCAGCCGTTCAGCGCGGCCTCGTAATTCTTGTTGGCCTGATCCCAGTTCACGACGTTCCACCAGGCTTTGATGTATTCCGGACGGCGGTTCTGGTACTTCAGGTAGTACGCGTGCTCCCATACGTCGAGGCCGAGGATGGGCTTCTTGCCCTCCATGAGGGGGTTGTCCTGGTTCGCGGTGCTCATCAGGGCGAGTTTGCCGTTGTCGAGGACGAGCCAGGCCCAGCCGCTTCCGAAGCGAGCCGTGGCGACCTGCGTGAACTGTTCCTTGAAGGACTCAAAGCTGCCGAACGTCTCCCGGATAGCGTCCGCCAGCTTGCCGGTCGGCTCGCCGCCGCCGTTTGGCGAGAGAAGCGGCCAGAACAGGCTGTGGTTGGCGTGACCGCCGCCGTTGTTGCGAACCGCGGTGCGGATGTCCTCCGGAACGGCGTCCAGGTTGCTGATGAGTTGTTCCACGGTCTTGGATTCGAGATCCGGATGGCCCTCAAGCGCCTTGTTCAGGTTGTTGACGTACGCCGCGTGGTGGCCATTGTAGTGAACATTCATGGTCGCCGCGTCGATGTGCGGCTCGAGCGCATCATACGCATAAGGAAGCGGTGGGAGTTGATGTGGCATGCGCAGCTCAACCTCCTTACGAATTTTCATGATCCGCTCCCATTGTAGCGCATGTCTGTCCACAATTCCAGATGAGGAGGAAATCTGAGGATCTTCGTGCCGCGCCGCCTGCACGTCGCGCGTCCAGTTTACGGAGCGCACGCAGGGATGGTATACATGAATGGAGATGTCGTAGCAGGAAAGGGAGATGAGGTTGCACCTTCTGGAAGGCAAGACCATCGCCGTGATGGGCGTCGCCAATCGCCGCTCCATCGCGTGGGCGGTGGCTGAATCGGTCCGCCGGTTGGGCGGGAAGCTCATCTTCACCTATCGAAGCGACCGCGCCGGCCGCGAATTGGAGCGGCTGTGTCAGGACGCGTTTGGTGGCGAGATGCCACTCATCGTCCGGTGCGACGTGCAGGACGAGGCTTCGCTTGAGGAGGCGTTTGCCCAGATTGCGCGCGAGACCGACTGCCTCGATGGGCTGGTCCACTCCATCGCGCATGCGCGCGTCGAGGATCTCCAGGGGGAGTTTGTCGATACGCCGCGCGAGGGCTTCGATCTCGCCCTCGAGACGAGCGCCTATAGCCTCGTTGCTGTCGCGCGCGCTGTGCGCCCGCTCATGAAGCGCGGCGGCAGCATCGTCACCATGAGCTATTTGGGAGCTGAGCGCGCGGTTCCCAATTACAACGTGATGGGCGTGGCGAAGGCCGCCCTCGAGGCTTCGGTGCGGTATCTGGCGCGCGATCTCGGCCCAAACGCCATCCGGGTGAACGCCATCTCGGCGGGGCCCATTCGCACGCTGGCCGCGAAGGGCGTCCGCGGCTTTAACGAGGTGCTGCATGCCGTCGAGGAGCGCGCCCCCCTCAAGCGGAACATCACCGCCGAAGAGGTCGGCGACGTGACCGCGTTCCTCTTGAGCGATCTCGCCCGCGGCGTGACAGGCGAAGTCATTCACGTCGACGGTGGCTATCACATTGTCGGCATTTGACGGATTCGTGCGGGGATCGCGACTCCCCGCACGCCCACGCCTCTCATTCCTCGATGTCTACCCCCACCGCGTCTGCGATGCTGGCGAACCCGTCGCGGGCAAGGAGCGCGTCGAGCCCGCGGACGAGTTCCCCCACCACGGCTGGCCCTCGGTAGATGAGGGCCGTGTAGATCTGCACGAGCGAAGCGCCGTTCCGGATTTTCTCGTACGCGTCTTCCGCGGTGAACACGCCGCCGGATCCCATGATGGGCACCCGTCGCTGCGCCGCTCGCGCCGCGATGCGCACCACTTCGGTCGATCGCGCCGCCAGTGGGCGTCCGCTCAGACCCCCCGCCTCGTCTCGATTCGGCCCGGAAAGCGGCGGCCGCTGGACCGTGGTGTTGGTGCAGATGAGCCCCAGGTGTTCCCGAAACGGCGACGTGGCCAACGCGTCCACGATGCGCTCGATCTCGTCGTTGGGAAGGTCCGGGGCCAGCTTGACCCAGATCGACAGACGATACTGGCTCCGTATGGGCTCGATGGCGTGTAACAGGTCTAGAATGAAAGCCTCCGACTGGAGCTCGCGCAGCCCCGGGGTGTTCGGCGAACTCACGTTGATGGTCAAATAGTCGGCGAAGGGCGCCACTTGCTCGAGTGCCGCGCGGTAGTCCTCATGCGCGATGGCATTGGGGGTGTCTTTGTTCTTTCCGATATTGATGCCCAGAATGCCGCCTGTGCTGGCCTCCCGCACCCGGGCAAGACGCCTGGCGACGGCCGCGGCCCCCTCGTTGTTGAATCCCATTCGGTTGATCAGCGCCTCGTCCTGAATGAGGCGGAAGAGGCGGGGCTTGGGGTTTCCCGGCTGAGGTCTCGGCGTCACCGTGCCGATTTCGACAAAGGAGAAGCCCATCCGGTACCAAGCCGGAATCGCGACGCCGTTCTTGTCGAGCCCCGCTGCCAGTCCGATGGGATGCGGAAACGGAAGGCCGAGCACCGTCTGCGACAGGCGGTCGGACGCTTGGACGCGCGGGCCAAACCACCCTGCGGCGGCCGGGACGCGGCGAAGTGCCGCGAGCGTCCATTCGTGCGCCCGTTCCGCCGACAGGCGAAATAGGATGGATCGGACAGCGGAATACATACGCTCCCCCTCGTTGTGCCGGACGATTGTCGTTCGCAAGTGTACCATGATCGCAAGCGGGATGCACGGCGACGCATCGAGGCGCCTGGAGTTCACCTCACCGATCAAAATCCGCGGGAGGCGCCCCGGCCGCAGAGCGCTGTCACACAAGCGGTCCCTCGTCCGTCTACTCAATGGACCCAGATTTGAAGGGGTTGGAGCATGAGGCACGCGCGTCGCAAGGAAACGCCGGCGGAGGACGCGGCGCTGCTCGCCGAGTGGATGGAGTTATACGGCGGCGACGTGATCCGGCTGGCGTACTCGTATGTCCACAACTTTCACAAGGCTGAAGACATCGCTCAGGATGTGTTCCTGCGCGCGTGGCAGCACTATGGAGAATTTCAGGGTCAATCGTCCGTCAAGACGTGGCTTTTGTCCATTACGGCCAACCGCGCGCGGGACGTCCTTCGATCCGGCGCTGAACGGCGCGAGTTCGCCGACGAAGGTGAAGCCTTCGCTCGGGAAATCGAACCGTGCGATCCGGCCGACGTGGTCGCGGACAAGTTGGCACGCGATGCCGTGTGGCGGGCTATCCGGGCGCTGCCGGAAACGTATCGCGAGGTGATGGAACTGTATTACGGAAACGATCTCACGACGCATGAAGTCGCACAGGTCCTGGGGATTCGCGATCAGACGGTGAGGACGCGCCTGCACCGCGGGCGGCAGATGCTCGAGCGAGCGCTCGCCGAGCAAGGAGGGATGGGCGTTGACCACGCGTGACGATGACGAGCTGGAGGCGAGGATCCGGCGCGCCTATCGAGAACGCGAGCCTGTGCCGTTCCGAGAGGAACTGAAGGCGCGCGTGCTCCGGGCAGCGGCGTCCGCCCAGGGAAAATCTTCGCCTCGCCCGGCAACGCGCAAGAGCAACCGCCTGATGTCCTCGGCTGCGCTGTGGGTGGCGAGCGTGGCCGTGGCACTTTTGTGCCTTGTGGTGGCGTGGCCGAAAACGCCGCTCCAATGGATGAGGGGTGACCAGACGTCGAGACCGTCTGTTCACTCCCATGTCCTTGTCCACACCGTGGTTCGAGGGTTCGGACTCGCGTACGCGCCGATTCAGGTGCTCAACGTACGCATCGGCACCTTGCCAGGCGAACCCGTCGACTCGTGTGTGCTGGCTGAACTGCGAAACACCTCGAATGAGACGCTGTATGAGCCCGACGTGATGGGCGTGCTCTGGTTCACGCCGCCGGGCGGTGGTGATGAGAACTGGCTGACCTTCGTCAACGCGCCTGCTCAAGGATTGAAGCCGGGGCAGACGGTGACCTGGGGATTTCATCCGTCCGGACCCCATGCTGGTTCGTCGCAGGCGCTTGCGGAGATTCCCCATCTTCGGTTTTTTACAGCCGGCCCGCTTCCGCTGACGCTGCCAATCTTGTGTGGAAAGAGGCGCCGGTTCGCGTGGAGGATGTTCAGGTGCTCCCGGTGGCGGGTGGACCAGGTGCAACGTGGCAGTCCGCGGACGTGTACGCTACACTCGTGAACCGCGCATCTCGAGACGTCCATCTCGCCGACGAGCGGGCGGTCATCTGGTTTTCTGAAGGCACGTCAGACACCTTTTTCAGTCCATCGGCGGTCCGGTTCCTGTTTCACGTGACGCCGGAGTTGCCGGGCGTCTCGTGGCCCACGGTGCTGAAACCAGGGGAACGCGTGCGCGTGGAGTTTCGCGTGTTGTCGACGAAGGGAACCGACTTTTTCAGCCGCGTGTGTCATGTTGTCCTGGTGGACGCTCCACTGGTGCCCCAAGGTTAAGCGGGTTCGCCGGATCCGCTGAGCCACCCGGCTGCCATTGCGTTTCAGAGACGTGCTCAGTACACTGGATGCGGAACGAACGAGGGCGACTTGCCCCGAGGCTCGCTGGGGGGATCAAGGTGATTATCGGCGTACCCAAGGAATTGAAAGACAACGAGAACCGGGTGGCTATCACGCCGGCTTTGGCTCACGCGCTGGTGGACCAAGGGCACGAGGTTCGGATTGAGGCGGGGGCGGGAGAGGGAAGCGGTTTTCGAGATGAGGACTACACCTCTGCAGGCGCCACCATCGTGCCGGACGCAGAGACGGTCTGGAAAACGGCGGACATGGTGATGAAGGTCAAAGAGCCCCAACCGGTCGAATATTCATACTTCCGGTCCGGGCTCATTTTATTTACCTATCTCCACCTCGCGCCAGAGCCTGAGTTGACGAGGGCGCTCATGGAGTCCGGCGTCACCGCGATTGCGTACGAGACGGTGCAACTCGAGGATCGCTCACTGCCCCTGTTGACCCCGATGTCTGAGGTAGCGGGGCGCATGTCGATTCAGATTGGGGCACACTTCTTGGAGAAGGCACACGGGGGGCGCGGCGTTCTGCTCGGCGGCGTGCCCGGCGTGCCACCCGCGCGTGTGATCGTGGTGGGCGGCGGGATCGTCGGCACGAATGCGGCCCGCGTGGCGGTGGGCATGGGCGCAGATGTGACCATCTTCGACAACAATCCGAAGCGGCTGCGCGAATTGGATGACCTCTTCCAGGGTCGCGTGCGCACCATGATGTCGAATCCGTACAATCTCCGGGAGCACATCGAGGGCGCGGATCTCCTCATCGGTGCGGTGCTCATCCCAGGAGCGCGTGCGCCGAAAATCGTCACTGAGGAGATGGTCAAGGGGATGAACCGCGGCGCGGTGGTCGTGGACGTGGCCATCGATCAGGGCGGATCCATTGAGACCATCGATCGCATCACGACCCACTCGAATCCGGTGTTCGAAAAGCACGGCGTGCTGCATTACGCCGTGGCCAACATTCCGGGCGCGGTACCGCGGACTTCGACGCTCGCCCTGACCAACGCCACGGCGCCCTACGCACTGCGGCTCGCGCAGGGCAGGGAGGACGCGCTTCGGCACGATCCGGCGTTGGCCCGCGGCGTGAACGTGTACAAGGGCCGCGTCACGTACCAAGCGGTCGCGGATGCGCTTGGGCTCACCTATACACCGATCGACAGTTTGCTGTAAAATTAAGCAAAGGGGGGATGCGTGTGGTCACCGAGGAACAGGTGCGCACGGTCTTGATGGACGTGCTTGACCCCGAGATCCAGATCGACATCGTCAATTTGGGCATGGTATACGGCATCGACATTCAGGATGGCGGAAAGCGAGTCAAGGTCACCGTCACCCTGACGACGATGGGTTGCCCATTGTTCGACGACATCAAGGAGCAGATCATCGAGAAGGTGTCCGAACTGGAGGGGGTCGAAGAGGTTGATGTGGAATTGACCTTCGATCCGCCTTGGGACAAAGAGATGATGTCCGAAGAGGCGAAGCTCGTGTTCAAATACCTGTTTTGAGTTGGAGCGAAATCGCGCAGGGCGGGGCGGGAGCCAGCGGCCCTGCGCCGACTTGCTTTTTGCTGTCGTTGTGGTACTCTTGGGATCGAAAGATGACTTCTGAAGTCAACATTACATTGCCGAGATAGAGGCGCAAAGAGAGAGGTCGGTTCGTGTGAGCAAACCAGATTTCGTCGTTCGCGGTCTTCGCGTACAGGTGGAAGGCAAAGAGATTCTGAAGGGTGTTGACCTTCATATTCGTGGTGGAGAGATTCACGCCATCATGGGCCCCAACGGGACCGGCAAATCGACGTTGGCTTCGGCCATCATGGGGCATCCGCATTACGAGGTCACCGCGGGAGAGATCTGGCTCGACGGCCAGAACGTCCTCGAGATGTCGGTGGATGAGCGCGCGCGAGCAGGGCTGTTTCTCGCGATGCAGTACCCGGCCGAGGTTCCTGGGGTGTCGAACGCGAACTTCATCCGCACGGCGCTGAACGCCCGCCGCGGCGAGGGAAACGAGATTCCGGTACTTCAGTTCCACCGCCGCCTGGTGCAGAAGATGAAGGAACTGAGCATCGACCCATCGTTCGCGGAGCGCTACTTGAACGAGGGCTTCTCTGGGGGAGAAAAGAAGCGGAACGAGATCCTGCAGATGGCCATGCTGGAGCCTCGTATCGCGATTTTGGACGAGATCGACTCGGGTCTCGACATTGACGCGCTGAAAATCGTCGCGAACGGCGTCAATCAGTTGCGGTCGGACAACATCGGTTTTCTCATCATCACGCACTATCAGCGGCTGCTGAATTATATCGTGCCGGACGTGGTCCACGTGATGATGCAGGGCCGCATCGTCAAGTCGGGGGATGCCAAGCTTGCCGAGGAACTTGAGGCCAAAGGATACGATTGGCTGAAACAGGAGCTCGGCATTGAAGATGAGACTGTCGAAGTGGAAGCCTGAGGGGGTGACGCAGCCATGGGAGAAGTGACTGCTTTGAATCCAGTGCTGCGCGTCGCTCAGGCGCTGCAGGAGCCCAAGGCCGTGACCGAGAAACGGGATGCGGCTTGGAAGCTGTATGAGTCGCTTGAGGTCCCTCGCCTTGAAAAGACGGATCTGCGGCGTGTCGCGTGGGAAGTGGGCGAATTCGAGCCCTCCGAAGCTGCGATTCCCGAATCTGCGCTCGCGTACGTGCGCGGGATCGCCCACTCGTACGCGCTCGTCGTCGACGGCCTGGTCCGCGAGATTCGCCTCGCGGCGGAGGCAAAGGAAAAGGGCATTTCGCTCCTGGCCATTCAGGAGGCCTGTGAAGCGCATCCTGAGATCTGGAATCGCCACTTTGGCAGCATCGTGCCCGCCGAAGAGGCGAAGTGGACGGCTTTGAACATGGCGCTTTTTGCGGGCGGTGTGTTTGTGCACGTCCCGCGCGGCGTGGAGCTGGAACAGCCCGTCGAGGTCGTGTACGTCTGGACGGGGCGGCCCTTCAGCGCCTGCTCGCGGAGCCTGGTCGTCACCGATCCGCTGTCGAGGCTGCGCTACGCGGAGACAACCTTCGCGGCGGACGGGGGGCGTTTTGTCAACAGCCATGTGCTTGAAGTCTTCGCGGGGCAGGCGAGCCGCGTTGAAGTGGCGATGGCGGATGAGTGGTCCAAGGGCGGTATCCATTTCGTGACCCGGCGGGCGAAGACGGACAACGACGCCGAGATCGACTGGGTGGTGGCGGATACGTCCGATGGCCAGGCGGTGGAGACGATTGAGAGTGCGCTTGTGGGGCAGGGCAGCCGGAGCCTCACCCGCGTGATGGGCCTCGGCCACGGCCGCGCGCACGTGGAGATCACGGCGAGCATGCGGCACGTGGGGCGCCACACGGAGAGCGAGATCTCGATGAACGGAGCGCTTCGCGACCGCGCGAACGTGATTTTCCGCAGCCGCACGCAGATTGAAAAGGGCGCGGTCGGCGCGGGCAGCGAGCAGCACGATCGGATGATCATGGTGGACGGCACGGCCCGCGCGGACGCCATCCCGATGCTGCTCATCGACGAGAACGACGTGGAGCGCTGCGGCCATGCGGCGAGCGTCGGCAAGATTGACCCGATGCAGGTGTACTACCTGATGTCGCGCGGCATTCCGCAGTCCGTCGCGGTGCAGATGATCATCTGGGGCTATCTTCGCGATTCGGTCGAGGCACTGCCTACAGACGCCATGCGCGATCTCGTCGTGTCAAGGGTGGAAAGGGAGCTTGCGCGATGAACGCGGAGGAGCTTCGCAAGGATTTCCCGATTTTGTCGGAGCGAATCAACGGACATCGGCTGGTGTACCTGGATAACGCGGCGACGTCGCAGAAGCCGCGCCAGGTCATCGACGCTTTGCGTCGATACTACGAGCACGACAACTCCAACGTGCACCGCGGCGTGCATACGCTGGGTTCGCGCGCGACCGAGGCTTACGAGGCGGCGCGCGAGCGGGTGGCGCGGTTCATTCGGGCGAAATCACCGCAGGAGATTGTCTTCACGCGTGGCACGACGGAGTCGCTGAATATGATCGCGCACGGATATGCGCGCGCAAAGCTGCGCGAAGGCGACGAAATTGTCCTGCCGCCGAGCGAGCACCACTCCAACCTCATCCCGTGGCAGCAGGCGGCGCGAGCGACCGGCGCGACACTGCGCTACCTGCCGCTTCAGCCGGACGGGACCATCCGGCTGGAGGACGTCGAGGCGGCGGTGACGGATCGGACGAAGATTGTGGCCATCGCCCACGTGTCGAATGTGCTTGGCACCGTCAACCCGGTGCGGGAGATCGCCGAGATCGCCCACCGCCACGGGGCCATCATCGTCGTGGACGGGGCGCAGAGCGTGCCGCACATGCCGACGGACGTCGTGGAGATGGACTGCGACTTTCTGGCGTTCTCGGGCCACAAGATGCTCGGCCCGACGGGAATCGGCGTGCTGTATGGCAAAGCCGAGTTGTTGGCGGAGATGGAGCCGACGTACTACGGTGGCGAGATGATCGACGTGGTGGATCTGTACGAGTCGACGTGGAAGGAGGCGCCGTGGAAGTTTGAGGGCGGCACGCCCATCATCGCGGGCGCCATCGGTCTCGCCGCCGCGATGGACTATCTGGAGAGGGTCGGCATGGCGGAGATCGAGCGCCACGACGCTGCGCTCGCGGCGAAGGCCGTCGAGCGGCTGGCCGAGATCGACGGCGTGACCATCTTCGGTCCGCCACCTGGACAGTCGCGCGCGGGCCTCGTCACGTTCAATCTCGGCCGCGTCCACCCGCACGATCTCGCCACTGTGCTGGACGCGCGCGGCGTGGCCATCCGGGCCGGGCACCATTGCGCCCAGCCGCTGATGCGCCTGTTCAACGTCCCCGCGACGGCGCGCGCGAGCTTCTACCTGTACAACACCGAGGAAGACGTCGATGCGCTCGTGGATGCCGTTCTCGAGGCAAAGGAGTTTTTCGGCCATGCAATTGGATGATCTGTACCGCCAAGTGATCATGGATCACTACCAACATCCCCGCAACCGGGGGACGCTTGACGAAGGCGCCATCTCGGTGGATCTGCGCAATCCGAGTTGCGGCGACGAGATTCATCTGCAACTGCTGGTGGATGACGGTGTCGTCAAGGACGTGCGGTTTCTCGGCAGCGGCTGCTCCATCTCGATGGCGTCGGCCTCGATGATGACGGAGGCCATCAAGGGCAAGTCCATTGAGGAGGCCGTCGAGCTCTCGCATGCGTTTCGCGCAATGATGCGCGGCGAAGACGTGGATCTGGAGCAAATGGGGGAACTCGAGGCGCTGCAGGGTGTCAAAAAGTTCCCGGCCCGCATCAAGTGTGCGACATTGGCGTGGCAGGCGCTGGAGCGCGCAGCGTCGGTGCCGCACGGAGGGCATATCGAGGAAGAGACGCTCGGCGAGTAAGGGCGAGGCCGCGAGAGGCGGCCGAAATGGACCATGAGGAGGGATTGGGCATGGCGAAAGTGCTGCCGGACATGGAAGAGTATCAGTATGGATTTCACGATCCCGACATCGCCGTGGCGAAGCTCGACAAGGGATTGTCGCGAAAGACAGTGGAGCAGATCTCGATGATGAAGAACGAGCCGGGCTGGATGACGGACTTCCGCCTGCGCGCGTTTGAGATCTTCCAGCAGAAGCCGATGCCGACATGGGGCGGCGATCTCAGCGAGCTGAACTTCGACGACATCACGTACTACGTGAAGCCCACGGAGAAGAAGGGGCGCTCCTGGGACGAAGTTCCGGAGGAGATCAAGCGGACGTTTGACCGCCTCGGCATCCCGGAGGCAGAACAGAAATTTTTGGCGGGCGTTTCGGCGCAGTACGAGTCGGAGGTCGTGTACCACTCGATGCGACAGGACCTCGAGAAGATGGGCGTCATCTTCATGGACACGGATAGCGCGCTGCGCGAGTACCCGGAGCTGTTCAAGGAGTACTTCGGCACCGTGGTGCCGCCTGAGGACAACAAGTTTGCGGCGCTGAACAGCGCGGTGTGGAGCGGCGGCAGCTTCATCTACGTGCCAAAGGGCGTCCGCTGTGAGATCCCGCTTCAGGCGTATTTCCGCATCAATTCGGAGAACATGGGTCAGTTCGAGCGCACGCTCATCATCTGCGACGAGGACAGCTTCGTCCACTACGTGGAGGGCTGCACGGCGCCGATTTACAGCACCAACTCGCTGCACAGCGCGGTGGTCGAGATCATCGTGAAGAGCGGGGCGCGCTGCCGCTACACGACCATTCAGAACTGGGCGCCGAACATCTACAACCTGGTGACGAAGCGCGCCGTGGCGTACCGCAACGCGACGATGGAATGGGTCGACGGCAATATTGGATCGAAGCTGACGATGAAGTATCCGTCGGTCTACATGATGGAAGAGGGCGCGAAGGCGATGGTGCTGTCCATCGCGGTGGCCGGCCGCGGCCAGCATCAGGACGCGGGTGCGAAGGTGGTTCACCTGGCGCCCAATACGACCTCGACCATCGTGTCGAAGTCGATCAGTAAGCACGGCGGCAAGACGACGTATCGGGGGCTTGCGAGCTTTGGCCCGAACGCGAAGGGCGCCAAGGCGAACATCAAGTGTGATACGCTGATCCTCGACGACAACTCGACGTCGGACACCATTCCGTACAATGAGATCATGAACGACGACGTGACGCTTGAGCACGAGGCGTCGGTGTCGAAGGTGAGCGAGGAGCAGCTCTTCTACCTGATGAGCCGCGGCATTCCGGAGGAAGAGGCGACGCGCATGATCGTCATGGGCTTCATCGAGCCGTTCACGCGCGAACTGCCGATGGAGTACGCTGTGGAGATGAACCGGCTCATTAAACTGGAGATGGAAGGTTCGATCGGCTGATGGCTTGGATCAAGGTGGCGAACGTCTCCGAGATCGGCGTGGGAGAGATGAAGCGCGTCGAGCTGCCCTACGACGACGTCGCCATTTACCACGCCGAGGATGGATTTTACGCGACGTCGGACGTGTGCACACATGCTGCTCAGTCGCTCACGGAGGGCCGACTGGAAGGACACATTGTGCACTGCCCGCGTCACGGAGGAAAGTTCGACATTCGCACGGGAGAGCCGAAGGCATTCCCGTGCGTGATTCCGCTGCAGACGTATCCGGTGGAGGTGCGCGGCGGAGAAGTGTGGATCGACGATGAAAGCTGATCCGTCCGTCGATTCCGCCCTCCGCGCTCGACGCGGAACGGAGGGATAACTTGAAGATTTCGAGCCGTA
This window harbors:
- a CDS encoding non-heme iron oxygenase ferredoxin subunit — protein: MAWIKVANVSEIGVGEMKRVELPYDDVAIYHAEDGFYATSDVCTHAAQSLTEGRLEGHIVHCPRHGGKFDIRTGEPKAFPCVIPLQTYPVEVRGGEVWIDDES
- the sufB gene encoding Fe-S cluster assembly protein SufB, encoding MAKVLPDMEEYQYGFHDPDIAVAKLDKGLSRKTVEQISMMKNEPGWMTDFRLRAFEIFQQKPMPTWGGDLSELNFDDITYYVKPTEKKGRSWDEVPEEIKRTFDRLGIPEAEQKFLAGVSAQYESEVVYHSMRQDLEKMGVIFMDTDSALREYPELFKEYFGTVVPPEDNKFAALNSAVWSGGSFIYVPKGVRCEIPLQAYFRINSENMGQFERTLIICDEDSFVHYVEGCTAPIYSTNSLHSAVVEIIVKSGARCRYTTIQNWAPNIYNLVTKRAVAYRNATMEWVDGNIGSKLTMKYPSVYMMEEGAKAMVLSIAVAGRGQHQDAGAKVVHLAPNTTSTIVSKSISKHGGKTTYRGLASFGPNAKGAKANIKCDTLILDDNSTSDTIPYNEIMNDDVTLEHEASVSKVSEEQLFYLMSRGIPEEEATRMIVMGFIEPFTRELPMEYAVEMNRLIKLEMEGSIG